One genomic segment of Aquipluma nitroreducens includes these proteins:
- the cobU gene encoding bifunctional adenosylcobinamide kinase/adenosylcobinamide-phosphate guanylyltransferase encodes MAQITFITGGARSGKSSYAQQMAEAQSPNPVYLATARVWDEDFRLRIERHQNDRGAHWINIEEEKQLSACAVEGQTVLLDCITLWLTNIFFDNQFELERSLEEAKAEWNRFVEKEMNLIVVSNELGMGVHPVEESARKFADLQGWMNQHIAQQASEVFLMISGIPVKIK; translated from the coding sequence ATGGCTCAAATCACATTCATTACCGGGGGCGCCCGTTCAGGAAAAAGCAGTTACGCCCAGCAAATGGCTGAAGCACAAAGCCCGAATCCGGTTTATTTGGCCACCGCCCGGGTGTGGGACGAAGATTTTCGGCTTCGTATCGAACGGCACCAAAACGATCGTGGCGCACACTGGATCAACATCGAAGAAGAAAAGCAACTTTCGGCTTGCGCGGTTGAAGGCCAAACCGTTTTGCTCGACTGCATCACCCTGTGGCTGACCAATATTTTTTTCGACAATCAGTTCGAACTGGAACGTTCGCTCGAAGAAGCCAAAGCCGAATGGAACCGCTTTGTGGAAAAGGAAATGAACCTGATTGTGGTGAGCAATGAACTAGGAATGGGCGTTCATCCGGTAGAAGAATCGGCACGTAAATTTGCCGACCTGCAAGGCTGGATGAACCAACACATCGCCCAACAAGCCAGCGAGGTTTTCCTGATGATCTCGGGAATTCCGGTGAAAATTAAGTGA
- the cobT gene encoding nicotinate-nucleotide--dimethylbenzimidazole phosphoribosyltransferase, whose protein sequence is MTLEEQLKHKIDFKTKPLGALGLLESLALQVGQIQNTLTPELKKPTILVFAADHGLADEGVSPYPKEVTWQMVMNFVAGGAAINVFCRQNGINLKVVDAGVDFDFPADAPIVNAKVARGSRNMRREPAMTSEECSLAVQKGCELVKQEAANGCNIIGFGEMGIGNTSASSLLMHRFLNIPIEECTGAGTGSHGEQLTRKMQILKEVSEKYDPKTPEETLATFGGLEIAMMVGSMLEAREQGMILLIDGFIATAAALTAIRMNPEVRDNCVFCHSSDERGHKQMLEQLDARPMLHLDLRLGEGTGAALALPLVQAAVNFLNEMSSFESAGVANKE, encoded by the coding sequence ATGACCCTAGAAGAACAACTCAAACACAAAATCGATTTCAAGACCAAACCGTTGGGTGCGCTTGGATTACTCGAAAGCCTTGCCCTACAGGTTGGCCAGATCCAGAACACGCTGACCCCGGAGTTAAAAAAGCCAACTATTTTAGTCTTTGCTGCCGATCACGGTTTGGCCGACGAAGGCGTGAGCCCTTACCCGAAAGAAGTTACCTGGCAAATGGTGATGAATTTTGTGGCCGGAGGCGCTGCCATCAACGTGTTTTGCCGCCAGAACGGCATCAACCTGAAAGTGGTGGATGCCGGTGTCGATTTCGATTTTCCGGCTGATGCGCCAATTGTCAATGCGAAAGTGGCTCGTGGAAGCCGTAACATGCGCCGTGAACCGGCCATGACTTCCGAAGAATGTTCTCTTGCCGTTCAAAAAGGTTGCGAACTGGTCAAACAGGAAGCCGCGAACGGTTGCAACATCATTGGTTTTGGCGAAATGGGCATCGGAAATACCTCGGCTTCGTCGCTGCTGATGCACCGTTTCCTGAACATCCCGATTGAAGAATGTACCGGTGCCGGAACGGGTTCGCACGGCGAACAGTTGACTCGTAAAATGCAAATCCTGAAAGAAGTATCGGAAAAATACGATCCGAAAACACCCGAAGAGACTTTGGCGACTTTTGGCGGTCTGGAAATCGCGATGATGGTTGGTTCCATGCTCGAAGCCCGTGAACAAGGCATGATTCTGCTGATCGATGGTTTTATTGCAACTGCTGCGGCATTGACAGCTATCCGTATGAATCCTGAAGTACGTGATAATTGCGTATTTTGCCATTCGTCAGACGAGCGCGGGCACAAGCAGATGCTCGAACAGTTGGATGCCCGGCCAATGCTTCATCTCGATTTGCGGTTGGGCGAAGGAACCGGAGCTGCATTGGCATTGCCTTTGGTGCAGGCAGCCGTCAATTTTTTGAACGAAATGTCGAGCTTCGAATCAGCCGGAGTGGCGAATAAAGAGTAA
- a CDS encoding adenosylcobinamide-GDP ribazoletransferase — MRKQLHIFLNAIMFYTRIPVPKNLPYSDEILNRSTRYFPFIGWIVGGIGATVFYGLQFVLPPELAILLSMLATIFVTGAFHEDGFADFCDGFGGGYTRDRILTIMKDSRIGTYGSVGLIGMLATKFMSLHAIDVTQIPVILLAGHSLSRLMPILVIYTSEYSREDATSKTKPIGKKGKGFDFLLALIFGTLLLVFIPIFYSLIILPALLFTTFVFRRYITSKLGGYTGDCLGALQQIAEVEFYIGFVIFQTLQA, encoded by the coding sequence ATGCGAAAACAACTGCATATATTTCTGAATGCCATCATGTTTTACACGCGCATTCCGGTGCCAAAAAACCTGCCGTATTCTGACGAAATACTGAACCGCTCAACGCGGTATTTTCCTTTCATCGGCTGGATTGTAGGTGGGATTGGCGCGACAGTTTTTTATGGGTTGCAGTTTGTTCTTCCTCCTGAATTGGCTATTCTGTTGAGTATGCTGGCTACCATTTTTGTCACCGGAGCTTTTCACGAAGATGGCTTTGCCGATTTTTGCGATGGCTTTGGTGGCGGTTACACCCGCGACCGTATCCTCACCATCATGAAAGACAGCCGTATCGGCACTTACGGAAGCGTTGGCCTGATTGGTATGTTGGCCACCAAATTTATGAGCTTGCATGCCATCGATGTCACCCAGATTCCGGTAATTCTTTTAGCCGGACATTCGCTTAGCCGGCTGATGCCCATTCTGGTCATTTATACTTCGGAATATTCGCGCGAGGATGCCACCAGCAAAACCAAGCCGATTGGCAAAAAAGGCAAAGGGTTCGATTTTTTGCTGGCACTGATCTTTGGTACTTTATTGTTGGTTTTCATTCCAATTTTCTATTCGCTGATTATTTTGCCAGCGCTTTTGTTTACCACATTCGTTTTCAGGCGATACATCACCAGCAAACTTGGCGGCTACACCGGCGACTGCCTGGGCGCTTTGCAGCAAATTGCCGAAGTGGAATTTTACATCGGGTTTGTCATCTTTCAAACACTTCAGGCATGA
- the cobC gene encoding alpha-ribazole phosphatase yields the protein MKLTLIRHTSVDVPKGICYGITDVPLASSFPEELKTVRQKLVYKKFDVVYSSPLKRCTSLAREIISDQPIHTDSRLTELDFGDWEMATWKSIYESEAGKEWFANYVNARCPGGESFIELINRGESFLNEMKSKNLRNAAIFTHAGIIRAMMCLLQDKTPEEAFETPLEYGKMITFNLEHE from the coding sequence ATGAAACTTACTTTGATCCGACACACATCCGTTGATGTGCCCAAAGGCATTTGCTACGGAATAACCGATGTTCCGCTGGCTTCGTCGTTCCCCGAGGAATTGAAAACAGTCAGACAAAAACTGGTTTATAAGAAGTTCGACGTAGTATATTCCAGTCCATTGAAGCGGTGTACCAGTCTTGCTCGCGAAATTATTTCTGATCAGCCAATTCATACCGATAGTCGTTTGACTGAACTCGACTTTGGTGATTGGGAAATGGCGACCTGGAAGTCTATCTACGAATCGGAGGCTGGGAAAGAATGGTTTGCCAATTACGTCAACGCCCGTTGCCCTGGTGGTGAATCGTTTATTGAACTTATTAATCGCGGGGAATCGTTTCTCAACGAGATGAAAAGTAAAAACTTACGAAACGCAGCAATTTTTACCCACGCCGGAATCATTCGCGCGATGATGTGCCTGCTTCAGGATAAAACCCCGGAAGAGGCTTTTGAGACACCGTTGGAATACGGGAAAATGATCACTTTTAATCTTGAACACGAATGA